CGAGGATTTCGAGAAAGGCCTGTCCAAGGAGGAGGGCATCGAGATCGCCAGGCGACTGGCCGGTTCGGGTAAGGTCGATTTCCTCAACATCATCCGCGGCTCGATCGAGACCGATGCCGCCCTGACGAAGGTCATCCCGGTGACCGGCATGCGGTCTTCGCCGCATCTCGATTTCGCCGGTGAGGTGAGAGCGGCGACAAAGTTCCCGACCTTCCACGCGGCGCGCATTTCCGATGTCGCCACGGCGCGCCACGCGATTGCCACCGGCAAGCTCGACATGGTCGGCATGACCCGAGCACATATCGCCGACCCGCACATCGTCAGGAAGGTGATGGAGGGCCGCGAACATGAGATCCGCCCGTGTGTGGGCGCCACCTATTGTCTCGACCGCATCTATGAGGGCGGCGAGGCGCTGTGCATCCACAATGCGGCGACCGGCCGCGAGGCCGATATCCCGCACATCATCGTCAAGACGGACGGGCCGAGCAAGAAAGTCGTTGTCGTCGGCGCCGGTGCCGGCGGACTGGAGGCGGCGCGCGTAGCGGCCGAGCGCGGCCATCAAGTCATGGTCCTGGAGGCGTCGTCACAAGCGGGCGGCCAGGTGCGACTGGCGACGCAGAATCCGCGCCGCAAGGAGCTGATCGGTATCATCGACTGGCGGCTGGCTGAACTCGACCGGCTCGGCGTCGAAATCCGCTACGATACCTGGGCGGAGAAGGACGACGTTCTGGCGCTGGCGCCCGATGTGATCGTCATTGCCACCGGCGGCCTGCCGCAGAATCCGCCGCTGACGGCGGGCGACAGTCTCGTGACGTCGAGCTGGGACATCATGGCCGGCAGCGTCAAGCCGGCCGAAAATGTGCTGCTCTATGACGACAATGGCGGCCATCAGGGCATGGGCGCGGCCGAACTGATCGCCAACAGCGGCTCGAGGCTGGAACTGGTTTCGCCGGAACGCTTCTTCGCGCCGGAAATGGGCGGCATGAACCACGTGCCGTATGTCAGGGCCTTCCAGGAAAGGGGTGTCACAGTCACCATCAACACGCGCCTGCGTTCAGTGCGGCGCGAGGGCAATCAACTGGTCGCGGAACTCGCTTCGGATTTTGCCGATGGCTGGCGCGGGGAACGCAGGGTCGACCAGGTGGTGGTCGAGCACGGCACGGCGCCGCTCGACGACCTCTATCTCTCATTGAAGCCGCTCGCGAAGAACGGCGGCGCGGTCGACTATGAACGCCTGGTCAACGGCGGCGACATCTTTCCCGCGCGCAATCAGCAAGGAACCTTTGTGTTGTTCCGAATCGGCGACGCCGTCGCCTCGCGCAACATCCATGCCGCCATCTATGACGGCATCAGGTTCGGCCTGCGGATCTGATCCGCGGCTAGCCTAGATCGGCATGTTGAACGGCCTTATGATCTGGATGCTGGATGCGCCCGGCGCGACCGATTTCGGCAACGCGCCCTGTGCCCGCATGATGTGGACGCAGGCCGTGCGCATATCTTGCCGGAGATCGTGATACAGCACGGCCGAGATGCGTCGGCGTTGGTGGCGCGCGGTCTGGCCTGCATACGAGAGCCCATCTATGCCGGCCTGGCCGCGCGCCCGCACGTCATTGGCTCATCGCCGGGCAACGTGCGATCTTTGTAAGCGTATGTTCAGATCATCCTGGCGGTCGCCATGCACAGCACGGTGACCACCAGCAGCCATGCGGCGATGCGTTCGCCCATCGCCATTCTGGCGCGCAATCGAGTTGCGATTTCCGCATTGGCGCCGGCAAGCTGCCTGCTGGGCGCTCTGACCATGGCGCCGAGCACGCCGGCGGCGGCGAATGCGGCCAGGATGCCGAGCGCCAACACCATTTCCATCGAGCCGAAATAGGCGCCGTGGAAAAAATACCACAGCAGCGCCCCGGTCAGGAAGACCATGCCGGCCGCGCCCATCTGCGGCTGGATGAAGCGTTCCGCCTTGATCTCTGGATCGCGGGCAAGCGTGATGGTGGTGCCAGCCCAGAACACTCCCGCCATGACGTGAAGACCGATGACGACGATGTAGACATATTGCATGCCGACTCTCCTCTCTCGCTTGCTGCGCTCTGATAGTTAGATATCTAACTGTTAGATGTCAATGTATAATCGCGAACCTGTTCCATCCATGGAAAACACCGTCCAGAGCCGGATGATTTCAGGTCGATCGACCTGAAATCTGAATGCGCCTCTAGATCAAAGGGATAGAGCATGACATCGTCCGAAAACCGCTTCACACTTTTTGGCATCATGCTCTAGTGTCCGGCAATGACGCCCTTTGAACGCCCGCCTGTCGGCATGAATCTCGGCCGCACAGCCAAGCTTGTTGCACAAGCCTTCGATGCCGCTTTGGTTGAAGCGGGCGGGACCTTGCCGGTCTGGCTGACGCTGCTGTCTGTCAAGTCGAGCAAGCAGGCCAACCAGCGCGAACTCGCCGGCATGATCGGCATTCAGGGGGCGACACTGACCCATCATCTCAACGCGATGGAGACACAGGGCCTGCTGACCCGCCGCCGCGATCCCGTCAACCGTCGGGTTCATCTGGTCGAACTGACAGAGGCGGGTGAAGCGCTGTTCGAGACGTTGCGGCAAGCAGCGCTCGTCTTCGACAAGCGGCTTCGCGCAGGATTGTCCGATGAGCGGCTGAAGGAGTTCGCGGACATGCTGGCGTTGTTGCGTGCCAATGTCGGCGGGATGTGACGACCGCATTGTTTCGGAACATCTATTCCTGTCCGTTGTCACGGCATCGGAAATCTCAGCCGGAATAGCCAAAGGCCGAGCGCGAAGGAGCGACCACGAAAGCCGCTTTGCTCCGCGACTGGTGGCAGGCGATCGAGTGTCTTTATGGAGCGCGGATTCTTCCCTTTGATTTGCGCGGCAAATGCCGCCGGAGCCATTCTCGATCGTGCAAGGGGACATCGGCCAGGATACGAGGATATAGCGATCGCCGCGATGGCTGAGGTTCGTGGGCTGACGATATTGACGGAAAACGAGCGCCATTTTGCACCTCTGGGGGTGCCAATGCTGAATCCGCTGAAGGTCCTTCCGCCGCTCCCCGCGGCCAATCCATCACTTTAATCGTAGCCAGCGATTGGCGCGCCGGACCAGCGCGCTGTTGGATGCACCGGCCTCAGGATGCATGCCGACCATGAACAGCGTTGCTGGAACCTGCTCCACCTCCAGCACGTCGAGGATGTTGCTGGTGCCGTTCAGTGGCCCATCGTCGAAGGTGAGATAAATGATGCGATCCGCCCCATGGGCCGGCAACGCGGACATAAAAATGGCCGTCAGAACAAACCGAACGAATGTCATAAGCCGCCGTATCCGTTTACGATCACGGCAGGCCGCCCTTTTCGTGGCTGGTTGTCAAGACGGGCCGGGTTCTACCTACGCCAGGCTGCCTTGCAGCACTGTCAGCCTGGCCTTCTTCGGCATGCGGGCCGTCAGCCATTCCAAAGCCTTGTCGTGCGGCATGGGGAAGGCGATCGAATAGCCCTGCACCTGATCGCAGCCGATCGCCATCAGCGAGTCGAGCTCGGCCTCGGTTTCGGCGCCCTCGGCGACGATCGAGATGCCGAGGCCGCGGGCAAGTTCTGTGATGGCGCGCACGATCTTGGAGTTGTCGCCATTCTCATGGATGTTCTGGACAAAGCGGCGATCGATCTTGAGCCGATCGATCTCGTTGGGATTGACGTGGCTCAGCGAGGCATAGCCGGTGCCGAAATCATCGAGCTCCAGATGGACGCCGGCTGCCCTGATGTGACGAAGCTTGGCCGCGATGCCTGTCTTCTCATCGTCCAGGATGACGGACTCGACGATTTCCAGCGACAGTTTCTGCGGCGGCAATCCGGCCTTCTCCAGTGTCTCGAACAGGAACGTATCGAAATCGTGCTCGCGCAACTCGGTACCAGAGACATTGACGGCAAGCCGGCCGAAGGCAATCCCGGCACGGTTCCATTCGGCTGCCTCGCTGATCGCCTTGCTGATCACGATGCGACCGATCTCCGGCATGAAGCCGCATTTCTCGGCGACCGGAATGAATTCGCCCGGCGAGATCATGCCGCGCTTGGGATGGTTCCAGCGCACGAGGGCCTCGATGCCGCTGATGGTGCCGTTTGTCAGGGAAACCTGCGGCTGGAAATAAACCTGGAACGCTTTTTCCGAAATGGCGACCTTGATGTCATGCTCGAGCTGCTTGCGGTAGTCGAGCTCGCGACGCAGCTCCTCCGAGAAGAACGAGAAGTTGCCGCCGCCCATCTTCTTGGCTGAGTAGAGCGCCAGATCGGCATGGACGAGCAGGTCCTGGGCATTGTCGGCATCGATCGGATAGACGGCGATGCCGCCGCTGGCGCCAGGAAGAATGGTGGTGCCCTGGAAAATGATGGGCTCATTGATGTGCGCAAGGATACGCCGTGCCAGCATGTTGATATCTTCGGTGCTGCCGGCCCCATTGAGGATCATCACGAATTCGTCGCCACCGAGCCGCGCGCACAGATCCGACGCCCGGCAGGAATCGCGCATGCGCTGCGCCGTCACCACCAGGACGTAGTCGCCGGCGGCGTGGCCAAGCGTATCGTTAATCTGCTTGAAGCGGTCAAGGTCGAGCTGGACTACGGCCAAGCGTTCGCGCCGGCGATGCGCGCCCTTGATCAGCGTGTCGAAATGGTCGGTCAGGAAGGTGCGGTTGTGCAGGCCGGTCAGGCCGTCGTGAACCGCGATGAAGGCCATCGAATTGCGCGCATCGACCAGTTCACGCGTCTTGCGCAGGATCGCGTTGGACATCGGCCTGAAGATGAACAGCGCGACCAGCAGGATGACGCCGAGGGTGGCGAAGAAGAGCGTGCGATGGAGGGCGAGCAGCTTTTCGGAGCGCTCGTCGGCATCGGCGCTGATACGCTGTCCGAGCGCGGCATAGCCCGACAGGGTGGCATTGGCGACCGAGGCATCCAGGTTGACGCGTTCGGCGCCGCCTTTGTAGCCGCCATTGTCGGGATGGTTGAGTTGCGATTCGAAGGCGGAGACCAGACGGTCGCCATTTGCGATCAGGCCAACCGAAAAATAGTCGAGATGGAAGGGCTTGGCGAAAAGCACGCTCTCGATCGATTTTGAATTGAGCTTGGCCGGCGATTCCGGCTTCGCCCCCGTCTGCTTGAGCAGCAGATCGTAGTTCGTCTCGAACTCTGCCGTAGCCTGCTTCAGAGCGCTGACCAGCGCCGGCTGCTTGTCGCGAGAGGCGGCGCCCGTTGCGCTGGCAAGAAAGACGATGCGCTGCGACAATGTTTTCTGCGTGCCGACGATGTCGAGCAAGGTGTGGTTGTGCTGCTGCGTGGCCATCGTCTGCTGCAGCAGGACGAAGGAGGCCGCCACCATGGCGGCAATGATCAGCAGCGCCAGCCAATAGCCGGCCTTGATCAGCAGGATGAGCTTGCCTGAAACGGTTTGCACCGGCTGCTGCGACATTTTCGGGGGCGGCCTCTCGCCAACGGATTCCTGTGTGAGCACCATTGAAGCGTAAACGTTAACAGGACTGGAAATCGACGGTCGGCCGGCAAGGGGCAAAGGGGTAAAGATCGCGAAATGGTTATCGGGTTCTTGCGCGGTCGGCCCGCATTTGAACATTCGTCGTCCCGTACGTCCCCGCATGATCATTTGAGCGATACCCGTGGCGTCTCAGCCGATGCTGCCCGGCCACCCGATCCGGTCGCTTTTACGATGGATTTTTTGCGCTGGGGGGACGACAGTCTGCCCACGTCAAACGAGGCCTGATCATGACCGCAGCATTTCTCTCCCATATCGACAGCGAGCTTGCAGGACTGAAATCCGCCGGCCTCTACAAGTCCGAGCGGGTGATTTCCTCGATGCAGTCGGCGCAGATCGAGGTCGGCGGCGAGAGAGTACTGAATTTCTGCGCCAACAATTATTTGGGCCTCGCCGACAGCGCTGATTTGCGAACGGCGGCCAAGCAGGCGCTCGACCGTTATGGCTACGGCATGGCGTCGGTGCGCTTCATTTGCGGCACGCAGGAGGAGCACAAGCAGCTCGAGGCGACGATTTCATCTTTCCTGGGCCTGGAAGACACCATTCTCTATGGCTCCTGCTTCGACGCCAATGGCGGCCTGTTCGAGACGCTGCTTGGTGAGGAAGACGCTGTTATCTCGGATGCGCTGAACCATGCCTCGATCATCGACGGTGTCAGGCTGTCGAAGGCTAAGCGCTTTCGCTACGCCAACAACGACATGGCCGACCTTGAAGCGCGGCTGAAGGAAGCGAAGGACTGCCGCTTTCGTCTGATTGCCACCGACGGTGTGTTTTCGATGGATGGCATCATCGCCAACCTCAAGGGGGTCCGCGATCTCGCCGACAAATATGATGCGATGGTGATGGTGGACGACAGCCATGCGGTCGGCTTCGTCGGCAGGAATGGCCGTGGCTCGGCCGAACATTGCGGTGTCGAGGGCAGGGTGGACATCATCACCGGCACGCTGGGCAAGGCGCTCGGCGGCGCGTCCGGCGGTTACACGTCGGGCAAAAGCCAGGTGGTCGACTGGCTGCGCCAGCGCTCGCGGCCCTATCTCTTTTCCAACACGTTGATGCCGGCGATCGCCGGCGCCTCGATCAAGGTGTTCGACCTGATCCGCCATGGCGATGCCTTGCGCGAGCGCCTATATGCCAATGCGGCGCGATTCAGGTCCGAAATGGGCAAGCTCGGCTTCACGTTGGCGGGAGCGGATCATCCGATCATACCGGTGATGCTGGGCGATGCGAACTTGGCGCAGGAGATGGCGGCACGCATGCTGAAACGCGGCATCTATGTCATCGGCTTTTCCTTTCCGGTGGTACCGAAGGGCCAGGCGCGCATCCGCACCCAGATGTCGGCGGCGCATTCCACCGCGGATATTGACCGCGCGGTGGCGGCGTTTGGCGCGGTCGGCAAGGAACTGGGCGTGATTTCCTGAACGGCCGGTACCGAAAAACGATTCCGGATCAAGAGATTCAAGGGACAAAAGCATGTCGAACATGATGAAGGCACTGGTGAAGGCCAAGGCCGAACCGGGCATCTGGATGGAAGAGGTGCCGGTGCCGGAGATCGGCCCCAACGATGTGCTGATCAAGGTGAAGAAGACCGCGATCTGCGGCACCGACGTCCACATCTACAATTGGGACCAGTGGGCGCAGAAAACGGTGCCGGTACCGATGGTGACCGGCCATGAATTCGTTGGCACCGTCGCTGATTTCGGTGCGGCGGTCACCGAATACAAGGTCGGCCAGCGCGTTTCGGGCGAGGGGCACATCGTCTGCGGCCATTGCCGCAACTGTCGCGCCGGGCGAGGGCATCTCTGCCGCAACACGCTCGGCGTTGGCGTCAGCCGGCCGGGCGCTTTCGGCGAGTATCTGGCGATCCCGCAGCACAATGTGGTACCGATCCCCGATGACGTGCCGGACGAGGTCGCGGCGATTTTTGATCCCCTCGGCAATGCCGTCCACACCGCATTGTCTTTCGATCTGGTCGGCGAGGATGTGCTGGTCACCGGCGCCGGGCCGATCGGCATCATGGGCGCGTTGGTGGCGCAATGCGTGGGCGCCAGGAAAGTCGTCATCACCGACATCAACCCGGTGCGGTTGGCCTTGGCGAAAAAGCTCGGCGTCCAGCACGTCGTCGATGCCTCCAAGGAAAAGCTGCGCGACGTCATGCCGGCGCTCGGCATGACGGAGGGGTTTGACGTCGGCCTTGAGATGTCGGGTGCCGCACCCGCCTTCCGCGACATGATCGACACCATGAACAATGGCGGCAAGATCGCCATCCTCGGCATCGCGCCGACCGGCTTCGAGATCGACTGGAACAAGGTCATCTTCAAGATGCTGCACCTGAAAGGCATTTACGGGCGCGAAATGTTCGAGACCTGGTACAAGATGATCGCGCTGGTGCAGGGGCCGCTGGATGTGTCGGGGTTGATCACGCACCGGATCGGCATCGACGATTATCAGGCTGGGTTCGATGCGATGCGCAGCGGCAGCTCGGGCAAGGTGGTGATGGATTGGTGAGGGGCGTTGATAGAGACGTAGAGTTCCTTCGCCCCCTCTGTCCTGCCGGACATCTCCCCGAAAGACCTGTGTGGGCGAAGAGCGCCACCCTATCCTATCCTTCGTCATTCTAGGGCGGAGCAAGGAGCGAAGCGACGCCCGCAGACCCTAGAATGACGAAGGATAGGGCGGCGTTCTTCGCTACGCTGCAGATAACGCCACCTCCAGCGCCGCCACGCCTCTCACGATCGCCGCCCGTTCCTCCGCACTCAGCCTCGCCAGCAACTCCCTTTCAAACGCCTTTGCCAGCGGCACCATCTCCCGATAGGCCGCGAGACCCGCTTTGGTCAGCGCCAGATGCTCGACACGGCGATCATTCTCGTCCGGCACACGCGTCAACCACCGCCGCCGCTCGAGCTCGGCGACCGCGCGCGACACCTTGGTCTTGTGCATGGCCGACTGCTCGCCGAGCTCCGTGGCCGTCATCGTGCCGCGCTGGCCGATCCCGGAAAGGGTACGCCATTCCGGCCGGGTCAGGCCGTGGCGCTCCTTGTAGATGCGCGAGAATTCGCGGCTGACTGCGTCGGCAAGCCTGTAGAGCCGATAGGGCAGGAAGCTTTCAAGTTCTAGGATTTCGGGTTCCATGATACGCACCGAGGATGCAGCGTTCGCCGTTGATAGTTACATTTTCAATGGTTACAAATGAAACCAATTTGGTCAATCGGGGAGGAAGCGATGGCCTTTTCCTATATGCCGGGTTTCGGCAACGACTTCGAAACCGAGGCGCTGCCCGGCGCGCTGCCGCAGGGGCGGAATTCGCCGCAGCGGCCAGCCTACGGGCTCTATGCCGAGCAACTCTCGGGCTCACCCTTCACCGCGCCGCGCGGCACCAATGAGCGCTCCTGGCTTTATCGCATCAGGCCAAGCGTAAAACACACTGGCCGATTCAAGCCGGCTAACTATCCCTTATGGAAGACAGCCCCCAATGTCGGCGATCATGAACTGGCGCTCGGCCAGTATCGCTGGAACCCGGTGCCGATGCCGAAGGAGCAGACCGATTTCATCCAGGGCATGCGCACCATCACCACGGCCGGCGACGTGCTCGGCCAGACCGGCATGGCAGCCCATGTCTATGTCGCCAACACATCGATGATCGATGATCATTTCTTCAACGCCGACGGTGAGTTGCTGATCGTGCCGCAGGTCGGCGCCTTGCGCCTTGTCACCGAGATGGGCGTCATCGAACTGCGGCCAGGCGAGATCGCCGTATTGCCGCGCGGCCTCGTGTTCAAGGTCGAATTGGTCGACAAGGAAGTACGCGGCTATGTCTGCGAGAACTACGGCGCCAAGCTGACCTTGCCCGACCGTGGCCCGATCGGCGCCAATTGCCTTGCCAATCCGCGCGACTTCAAGACGCCTTGCGCCTGGTTCGAGGAGAAGGAGACACCGTGCCGGCTGACCGTGAAATGGTGCGGCAATTTCCACGTCACCGACCTTGGTCATTCACCGCTCGACGTTGTCGCCTGGCACGGCAACTACGCACCCTACAAATATGATCTGGCGACGTTTTCGCCCGTCGGTGCGATCCTGTTCGACCACCCCGATCCGTCGATCTTCACCGTCCTGACGGCGCCGAGCGGCGAGGAGGGCACCGCCAATATCGACTTCGTCATTTTCCCGCCGCGCTGGCTGGTGGCGGAAGATACGTTCCGGCCGCCCTGGTACCACCGCAACATCATGAGCGAGTTCATGGGCCTGATCCACGGCCAGTATGATGCCAAGGAAGAAGGGTTTGTGCCCGGCGGCATCAGCCTGCACAATCTGATGCTGGCCCATGGCCCGGATGCGCCTGGCTTCGAAAAGGCCTCGCGCGCGGACCTGAAACCGGTCAAGCTCGACAACACCATGGCCTTCATGTTCGAGACGCGTTTTCCGCAGATGCTGACCCGCTACGGCGCCGAACTGGAAACCCGGCAGGACAATTACATCGACTGTTGGGCGGATCTGAAGAAGCGGTTCAATGGCACGCCGGAGGGCGATTGGTCTTGAGGTTCGTCCGATGAGCGACCGGCTGGTGCTGCTGGGCTCCAAGGGCGGTCCGGCGCTGAGGCCTGGCGGACCGTGGCCGAGTTCATCTCTGCTTGAGATCGGCGGGCGAGCTATCGTCGTCGATTGCGGGCTTGGCGTGACGCGCGGTCTGGTCGATGCCGGCATCGGCCTGAAGGCGCTCGACCTGATCTTCATCACCCATCTGCATTCCGACCATGTGCTGGAACTCGGGCCGCTGATCCATACCGCCTGGACGGCCGGACTGGCGACGCTGGTCACCGTGTTCGGTCCGCCCGGCACCGGCCACTACTGGCAGCGCTTCTGCCAGGCGATGGAATTCGACATCGAGATCCGAATTGCCGATGAGGGTCGGCCGGACATCCGCGAACTGGTTTCGATTGAGGAATTCGGCGAAGGCCAGGTGGTCGAGCAGAATGGCCTGAAGGTGACCGCGCTTCGCGTCGATCATCCGCCGGTGACGGACTGCTTTGCCCTGCGCTTCGAGCACGCCCCCAAATGCGTGGTGTTCTCCGCCGACACGGCCTTCTTTCCGCCGCTCGTCGATTTTGCCACAGGTGCCGACATCCTCGTCCATGAAGCCATGCTGGAGCAAGGCATCGAGCGTGTGGTTGCCAGAACCGGCAATGGCGCGCGGTTGAAAGAGCATCTGCTCGCCAGCCACAGTTTTGCCGGGGACGCCGGGCGCATCGCCAGCGATGCCGGTGTGAAGAGGCTGGTGCTCAATCATCTCATTCCCGCCGACGATCCCGGGATCAACGAGGCCGATTGGATCGCCGCTGTCAGGAAAACATGGGCCGGCGACTTGACGATCGCACGCGACGGCCTTGTTGTGGAACTCGCATGATCCC
The genomic region above belongs to Mesorhizobium sp. B4-1-4 and contains:
- a CDS encoding FAD-dependent oxidoreductase produces the protein MTSNDPLLQPYQLKHLTLKNRVMSTSHEPAYSEDGMPKERYRLYHAEKAKGGMALTMTAGSAIVSRDSPAAFGNLHVYEDRIVPWLSELADACHEHDCKVMIQITHLGRRTGWNKADWLPVLSASPVREPAHRAFPKTIEDWDIERIVADYASAAQRCQAAGLDGIEFESYGHLMDGFWSPATNHRDDEFGGSLDNRLRFTDMVLDAVRAAVGDKFVVGIRMVADEDFEKGLSKEEGIEIARRLAGSGKVDFLNIIRGSIETDAALTKVIPVTGMRSSPHLDFAGEVRAATKFPTFHAARISDVATARHAIATGKLDMVGMTRAHIADPHIVRKVMEGREHEIRPCVGATYCLDRIYEGGEALCIHNAATGREADIPHIIVKTDGPSKKVVVVGAGAGGLEAARVAAERGHQVMVLEASSQAGGQVRLATQNPRRKELIGIIDWRLAELDRLGVEIRYDTWAEKDDVLALAPDVIVIATGGLPQNPPLTAGDSLVTSSWDIMAGSVKPAENVLLYDDNGGHQGMGAAELIANSGSRLELVSPERFFAPEMGGMNHVPYVRAFQERGVTVTINTRLRSVRREGNQLVAELASDFADGWRGERRVDQVVVEHGTAPLDDLYLSLKPLAKNGGAVDYERLVNGGDIFPARNQQGTFVLFRIGDAVASRNIHAAIYDGIRFGLRI
- a CDS encoding MarR family winged helix-turn-helix transcriptional regulator, which codes for MTPFERPPVGMNLGRTAKLVAQAFDAALVEAGGTLPVWLTLLSVKSSKQANQRELAGMIGIQGATLTHHLNAMETQGLLTRRRDPVNRRVHLVELTEAGEALFETLRQAALVFDKRLRAGLSDERLKEFADMLALLRANVGGM
- a CDS encoding polysaccharide deacetylase family protein → MTFVRFVLTAIFMSALPAHGADRIIYLTFDDGPLNGTSNILDVLEVEQVPATLFMVGMHPEAGASNSALVRRANRWLRLK
- a CDS encoding putative bifunctional diguanylate cyclase/phosphodiesterase, producing MSQQPVQTVSGKLILLIKAGYWLALLIIAAMVAASFVLLQQTMATQQHNHTLLDIVGTQKTLSQRIVFLASATGAASRDKQPALVSALKQATAEFETNYDLLLKQTGAKPESPAKLNSKSIESVLFAKPFHLDYFSVGLIANGDRLVSAFESQLNHPDNGGYKGGAERVNLDASVANATLSGYAALGQRISADADERSEKLLALHRTLFFATLGVILLVALFIFRPMSNAILRKTRELVDARNSMAFIAVHDGLTGLHNRTFLTDHFDTLIKGAHRRRERLAVVQLDLDRFKQINDTLGHAAGDYVLVVTAQRMRDSCRASDLCARLGGDEFVMILNGAGSTEDINMLARRILAHINEPIIFQGTTILPGASGGIAVYPIDADNAQDLLVHADLALYSAKKMGGGNFSFFSEELRRELDYRKQLEHDIKVAISEKAFQVYFQPQVSLTNGTISGIEALVRWNHPKRGMISPGEFIPVAEKCGFMPEIGRIVISKAISEAAEWNRAGIAFGRLAVNVSGTELREHDFDTFLFETLEKAGLPPQKLSLEIVESVILDDEKTGIAAKLRHIRAAGVHLELDDFGTGYASLSHVNPNEIDRLKIDRRFVQNIHENGDNSKIVRAITELARGLGISIVAEGAETEAELDSLMAIGCDQVQGYSIAFPMPHDKALEWLTARMPKKARLTVLQGSLA
- a CDS encoding glycine C-acetyltransferase, with the translated sequence MTAAFLSHIDSELAGLKSAGLYKSERVISSMQSAQIEVGGERVLNFCANNYLGLADSADLRTAAKQALDRYGYGMASVRFICGTQEEHKQLEATISSFLGLEDTILYGSCFDANGGLFETLLGEEDAVISDALNHASIIDGVRLSKAKRFRYANNDMADLEARLKEAKDCRFRLIATDGVFSMDGIIANLKGVRDLADKYDAMVMVDDSHAVGFVGRNGRGSAEHCGVEGRVDIITGTLGKALGGASGGYTSGKSQVVDWLRQRSRPYLFSNTLMPAIAGASIKVFDLIRHGDALRERLYANAARFRSEMGKLGFTLAGADHPIIPVMLGDANLAQEMAARMLKRGIYVIGFSFPVVPKGQARIRTQMSAAHSTADIDRAVAAFGAVGKELGVIS
- the tdh gene encoding L-threonine 3-dehydrogenase; this encodes MSNMMKALVKAKAEPGIWMEEVPVPEIGPNDVLIKVKKTAICGTDVHIYNWDQWAQKTVPVPMVTGHEFVGTVADFGAAVTEYKVGQRVSGEGHIVCGHCRNCRAGRGHLCRNTLGVGVSRPGAFGEYLAIPQHNVVPIPDDVPDEVAAIFDPLGNAVHTALSFDLVGEDVLVTGAGPIGIMGALVAQCVGARKVVITDINPVRLALAKKLGVQHVVDASKEKLRDVMPALGMTEGFDVGLEMSGAAPAFRDMIDTMNNGGKIAILGIAPTGFEIDWNKVIFKMLHLKGIYGREMFETWYKMIALVQGPLDVSGLITHRIGIDDYQAGFDAMRSGSSGKVVMDW
- a CDS encoding MarR family winged helix-turn-helix transcriptional regulator → MEPEILELESFLPYRLYRLADAVSREFSRIYKERHGLTRPEWRTLSGIGQRGTMTATELGEQSAMHKTKVSRAVAELERRRWLTRVPDENDRRVEHLALTKAGLAAYREMVPLAKAFERELLARLSAEERAAIVRGVAALEVALSAA
- the hmgA gene encoding homogentisate 1,2-dioxygenase, encoding MAFSYMPGFGNDFETEALPGALPQGRNSPQRPAYGLYAEQLSGSPFTAPRGTNERSWLYRIRPSVKHTGRFKPANYPLWKTAPNVGDHELALGQYRWNPVPMPKEQTDFIQGMRTITTAGDVLGQTGMAAHVYVANTSMIDDHFFNADGELLIVPQVGALRLVTEMGVIELRPGEIAVLPRGLVFKVELVDKEVRGYVCENYGAKLTLPDRGPIGANCLANPRDFKTPCAWFEEKETPCRLTVKWCGNFHVTDLGHSPLDVVAWHGNYAPYKYDLATFSPVGAILFDHPDPSIFTVLTAPSGEEGTANIDFVIFPPRWLVAEDTFRPPWYHRNIMSEFMGLIHGQYDAKEEGFVPGGISLHNLMLAHGPDAPGFEKASRADLKPVKLDNTMAFMFETRFPQMLTRYGAELETRQDNYIDCWADLKKRFNGTPEGDWS
- a CDS encoding MBL fold metallo-hydrolase, producing MSDRLVLLGSKGGPALRPGGPWPSSSLLEIGGRAIVVDCGLGVTRGLVDAGIGLKALDLIFITHLHSDHVLELGPLIHTAWTAGLATLVTVFGPPGTGHYWQRFCQAMEFDIEIRIADEGRPDIRELVSIEEFGEGQVVEQNGLKVTALRVDHPPVTDCFALRFEHAPKCVVFSADTAFFPPLVDFATGADILVHEAMLEQGIERVVARTGNGARLKEHLLASHSFAGDAGRIASDAGVKRLVLNHLIPADDPGINEADWIAAVRKTWAGDLTIARDGLVVELA